In Crinalium epipsammum PCC 9333, the following are encoded in one genomic region:
- a CDS encoding LmeA family phospholipid-binding protein, with product MTTEKIKFGEQIVNKFIELVLSNLIDAEHLQVRVKANLKQLARGELDGLAIEMYGFLLRQHLRVAFLRFDIGSSAVNTESIMHRKIELLHPSVGRMQMALDQEQLTNALNTQLVSSSQEQFHFFGLRQINCQLRADRAMVFHFDWINAEEIESGTCTATPQITTDGSRVLLEQRQVEGKELPTELINAVSQQVSDILSLSDIANRGTAFHFQQLDIEAGKITVQAATQIEHFPTN from the coding sequence GTGACTACAGAAAAAATCAAGTTTGGAGAACAGATAGTTAATAAATTCATTGAACTGGTGTTGTCAAATCTGATTGATGCCGAACATCTGCAAGTTAGAGTTAAAGCCAACCTCAAACAATTAGCTCGTGGCGAACTCGATGGGTTAGCTATTGAGATGTACGGTTTTCTCCTGCGCCAACACCTGCGCGTAGCTTTCTTGCGCTTCGATATCGGGTCATCGGCTGTCAATACCGAAAGTATAATGCACCGAAAAATCGAATTACTGCATCCATCCGTTGGACGGATGCAAATGGCTCTCGATCAAGAACAGTTAACCAATGCACTCAACACCCAACTGGTATCTTCATCACAGGAACAGTTTCATTTCTTTGGGCTAAGGCAAATCAATTGCCAGCTACGGGCAGATAGGGCAATGGTATTCCACTTTGATTGGATAAATGCTGAAGAAATTGAATCTGGAACTTGCACCGCCACACCCCAAATTACGACCGATGGCAGTAGGGTTCTGCTAGAGCAACGTCAGGTTGAAGGTAAAGAACTACCAACTGAATTAATCAACGCAGTCAGCCAACAAGTAAGCGACATCTTGAGCCTAAGCGACATTGCCAATCGTGGTACAGCTTTTCACTTTCAACAGCTTGATATCGAAGCAGGCAAAATTACAGTGCAAGCAGCCACCCAGATAGAACATTTTCCCACAAATTAA
- a CDS encoding YggT family protein yields MSSSAALLTTSIYYFLQIYIFLLVVRILLTWFPTVEWMNQITATLSPLTDPYLDLFRSFIPPLGGTLDISPMLAIFLLQIVAGLFTPAISSSVGF; encoded by the coding sequence ATGAGTTCATCTGCTGCCCTGCTAACTACTAGCATCTATTACTTCCTGCAAATCTATATTTTTCTGCTGGTGGTTCGGATTCTTTTGACTTGGTTTCCTACAGTCGAGTGGATGAATCAGATTACAGCTACATTGAGTCCTCTGACTGACCCCTATCTCGATTTATTCCGTTCTTTTATTCCACCTTTGGGCGGTACATTGGATATCTCTCCAATGTTGGCAATTTTTCTGCTGCAAATTGTGGCAGGACTATTTACTCCTGCAATCTCATCAAGTGTTGGGTTTTAA